A window of the Lysinibacillus irui genome harbors these coding sequences:
- a CDS encoding DUF418 domain-containing protein, with protein sequence MTTNRVTFIDTMRGFSLFGILMANLLIFQFGMYGKDELKNLSTLDNGALYFVKIVIEGSFMPIFTILFGFSLIKLIESIRRKKNKSRWSILRRATGLISLGLLHSIFLWEGDILFSYGCMTLFLIPFINRKPKTLLIWAGILFVLTTALTYGSMEVSKKEQKELDTYIEQADAIYANGNYLEIFDFRANVEPPGMEDPAFIFILLIFAPMFYAPLFLFGMALAKKQAFVEMDKEMKWYKLGALLVPIGLVCKSVSFIENAFSSILLMGGSQLLAIGYVCLAALIYKTRPVQLLAPAFESVGKLSLTNYLLQTIICTTVFYGYGLGLYGKLGVFGGILFGIVVYSLQCVFSLAYLKKFKRGPFETILRIWTNWSWSGQVKQD encoded by the coding sequence ATGACAACTAATCGTGTTACCTTCATTGATACAATGCGTGGATTTAGTTTATTTGGCATCTTAATGGCAAATTTGCTGATTTTCCAGTTTGGGATGTATGGCAAAGATGAATTAAAAAATCTTTCTACCTTAGATAACGGAGCTTTATATTTTGTGAAAATTGTAATTGAAGGCTCGTTTATGCCCATTTTCACCATTTTATTTGGCTTCTCGCTTATTAAATTAATTGAATCCATCCGCAGAAAAAAGAATAAAAGCCGCTGGTCTATTTTACGCCGTGCAACAGGCTTAATTTCTCTTGGCTTACTTCATTCCATCTTCTTATGGGAAGGCGATATTCTGTTTTCTTATGGCTGTATGACTTTATTCTTGATTCCTTTTATTAATCGTAAGCCAAAAACTCTATTAATATGGGCTGGTATCCTTTTTGTACTAACAACAGCGTTAACATACGGCTCTATGGAAGTATCTAAAAAGGAACAAAAGGAGCTAGATACTTACATTGAACAAGCAGATGCTATCTACGCTAATGGAAACTATTTAGAGATTTTTGATTTCCGTGCAAATGTAGAACCACCAGGAATGGAAGATCCAGCGTTCATCTTTATTTTATTAATTTTTGCACCAATGTTCTACGCACCACTATTCCTTTTCGGCATGGCACTTGCTAAGAAGCAAGCCTTTGTGGAGATGGATAAGGAAATGAAATGGTATAAACTAGGTGCTCTCCTCGTTCCTATTGGACTTGTATGTAAAAGTGTTAGTTTTATAGAAAATGCTTTTTCTTCCATTTTATTAATGGGTGGCTCGCAATTATTAGCGATTGGCTATGTCTGCCTTGCAGCATTGATTTATAAAACACGCCCTGTTCAACTGCTTGCTCCTGCATTCGAGAGCGTAGGCAAACTGTCATTAACCAATTATTTACTACAAACCATTATTTGTACAACTGTTTTTTATGGCTATGGCCTTGGATTATACGGCAAACTAGGCGTTTTTGGCGGTATCCTATTTGGAATCGTTGTGTATAGCTTGCAATGTGTTTTCAGCCTAGCCTATTTAAAGAAATTTAAACGTGGTCCATTTGAAACAATTTTACGGATATGGACAAATTGGTCTTGGTCTGGGCAGGTAAAACAAGACTAA
- a CDS encoding response regulator transcription factor, with the protein MQEASILVLEDERAIAEMIEIILRKEGIANITLCNTIEEAKNEINTKPFDFYLLDIMLPDGSGLNIAHIIREKSDAPIFYLTAKSSDADKLRGFMNGADDYITKPFNPLELVARVKVQLVRYMKKKNVQENHIFTCSRFTFDIDAAEIQVDGVKEMISGRLFHLLKYLCDNAGQVLSKEQIYESVWGDCLFDDNTVMVHIRKLREKIEKNPGKPTCIITVRGIGYKLVGDVSS; encoded by the coding sequence ATGCAGGAAGCATCAATTTTAGTGTTAGAGGACGAACGTGCAATTGCCGAAATGATTGAAATCATTTTAAGAAAAGAGGGAATTGCCAATATAACATTATGCAACACGATAGAAGAGGCAAAAAACGAGATTAATACTAAACCATTTGATTTCTATCTATTAGATATCATGCTACCAGATGGTAGTGGGTTGAATATCGCGCATATCATTCGAGAGAAAAGTGATGCCCCTATTTTTTATTTAACAGCAAAAAGCAGTGACGCCGATAAGCTCCGAGGTTTTATGAATGGTGCAGATGATTATATTACAAAACCATTTAACCCATTAGAACTTGTGGCAAGAGTGAAGGTACAGCTAGTACGTTATATGAAGAAAAAGAATGTTCAAGAAAATCACATTTTTACTTGTAGCCGTTTTACATTCGATATTGACGCAGCAGAGATTCAGGTAGATGGCGTAAAGGAAATGATTAGTGGCCGCTTATTTCATTTATTAAAATATTTATGTGATAATGCAGGGCAAGTGTTATCAAAGGAACAAATATACGAGAGTGTGTGGGGAGATTGCTTGTTTGATGATAATACAGTAATGGTACATATACGCAAACTACGTGAAAAAATCGAAAAAAATCCTGGAAAGCCAACATGCATTATAACGGTCCGAGGCATTGGTTATAAACTTGTTGGGGATGTTTCTTCATGA
- a CDS encoding sensor histidine kinase, translating into MKPAGKLTLRFVSYFIIFYLLIISGFIMSLVFFAIFINDRVGDNIHVMSSFEIEDDAVVEKGQTVKIADYLVKRAEENVGQLYLFDQSMTIVDYTGDSCELCGKSDSEILALKQPGMHTWELPNYYLLFIPTSPVQPLFEEAFENWVSTGDISAVTLQRLKENKASVEIYDEQWNRTDVIGKRYDKLKKPQLLEEKYDIFEHEELTQSVALADDATFVVRMPNPSYKPFEEPFNKAMVLFVSIFFGGHIILILGVIFLSISISRQFVRPLVYVISRIERLTQFDYREISDKKIHHNKTGKLKRKFKLFQPVEESLNHLSERLNSNERQIKHAEQLREEWITGLSHDLKTPLSSIYGYSTMLASEDYEWTKDEMRIFAQTMQEKATYMDALIQDLTYTYQLKNKAIQLDEVLLPLAAWLPQFADEQVSVKVYGDVLLQADELLLKRIMDNLITNAKKYTPEGTKVIVEAQHTGKEVMLTIADRGPGIPQEELDNLFERYYRGTNTTDDITGTGLGLAITKQLIDLHNGTISVRSGQGGTIFVLKFQCHEG; encoded by the coding sequence ATGAAGCCTGCTGGAAAATTAACACTCCGTTTTGTTTCATATTTCATCATATTCTATCTCTTAATTATTTCAGGCTTTATTATGAGCTTGGTATTTTTCGCCATCTTTATTAATGATCGTGTTGGTGACAATATTCATGTTATGAGCTCCTTTGAAATTGAAGATGATGCTGTTGTTGAAAAAGGACAAACGGTTAAAATAGCGGATTACTTAGTGAAGCGAGCAGAGGAAAACGTAGGACAGCTATACTTATTTGATCAATCCATGACCATTGTTGATTACACAGGAGATAGTTGTGAATTATGTGGAAAGTCCGATAGCGAAATATTAGCATTGAAGCAACCGGGTATGCATACATGGGAACTCCCAAATTACTACTTATTATTTATTCCGACTTCGCCTGTTCAACCTTTGTTTGAAGAGGCCTTCGAAAATTGGGTTTCAACAGGGGACATTTCTGCCGTAACCTTGCAACGTTTAAAAGAAAATAAGGCGAGTGTTGAAATCTATGACGAACAATGGAATCGGACGGATGTCATAGGAAAGCGTTATGATAAGCTGAAGAAGCCGCAATTACTCGAGGAAAAATATGATATTTTCGAGCATGAGGAGCTTACACAAAGCGTAGCCCTAGCTGATGATGCCACTTTTGTTGTGCGAATGCCTAACCCATCCTATAAGCCATTTGAAGAGCCCTTTAATAAGGCGATGGTATTGTTTGTTTCTATATTCTTCGGTGGGCATATTATTTTGATACTCGGCGTGATCTTTTTATCCATTAGTATTTCACGGCAATTTGTGCGACCACTCGTTTATGTTATTTCGCGTATTGAGCGACTGACTCAATTTGATTACAGAGAAATAAGTGATAAAAAAATTCATCATAACAAAACGGGGAAGCTCAAGCGGAAATTTAAACTGTTCCAGCCTGTAGAGGAATCACTCAATCATTTATCTGAACGACTTAATTCAAATGAAAGACAGATCAAGCACGCAGAGCAATTACGTGAAGAGTGGATAACGGGCTTATCACATGATTTAAAGACGCCGTTAAGTTCAATTTATGGCTATTCCACAATGCTGGCATCGGAAGATTATGAGTGGACCAAGGATGAGATGCGTATTTTTGCACAAACGATGCAAGAAAAGGCGACCTATATGGATGCGCTCATTCAAGATTTAACCTATACGTATCAATTAAAAAATAAGGCCATACAGCTGGATGAAGTATTACTGCCGTTAGCAGCATGGTTACCACAGTTTGCAGATGAGCAGGTAAGTGTGAAAGTTTATGGGGATGTATTGCTGCAAGCAGATGAGCTTTTACTCAAGCGAATTATGGATAATTTAATTACCAATGCGAAAAAGTATACGCCCGAAGGCACAAAAGTAATTGTAGAGGCACAACATACTGGTAAAGAAGTGATGCTAACCATTGCTGATCGAGGTCCTGGCATTCCTCAGGAGGAGCTTGATAATTTATTCGAGCGTTATTATCGTGGTACTAATACGACTGACGATATAACGGGAACAGGACTAGGACTAGCCATTACAAAACAGCTCATTGATTTGCATAATGGCACCATTAGTGTTCGTTCTGGCCAAGGTGGAACTATTTTCGTTCTGAAATTTCAATGCCACGAAGGCTGA
- a CDS encoding TetR/AcrR family transcriptional regulator, whose translation MNKRKRQIITAARELFIEKGFLDTSINDIINAAKISKGTFYNHFTSKNECLIAILDEGREEASNRRHELIYGKDPTDLEVLTQQVAVLMYVNREHNLIQIFESIFQSRDKELKKIIINYHLQELEWLANRLVQVFGEEISPISYECAVQTLGMINLTLRAVFIADYKYINREAIVRVALRNISVIIPTMLESKEIIVSVEMINTIQNVVNYKTVTKEMVIEQLRGFTKGLSKNETMEGLEYAQFLLEELQSEKPKLFIIESLLTPFRKAFVGTEHIAEARDIANNLWRYVKIEQPAERCTKNK comes from the coding sequence ATGAACAAAAGAAAAAGACAGATTATTACAGCAGCCCGTGAACTTTTTATTGAAAAAGGTTTTCTAGATACATCGATTAACGACATCATCAATGCGGCCAAGATTTCGAAAGGTACATTTTATAATCACTTTACTTCAAAGAACGAATGCTTAATCGCCATTTTAGACGAAGGACGAGAGGAAGCAAGTAATCGCCGCCATGAACTTATATATGGTAAGGATCCAACAGATTTAGAAGTATTGACACAGCAAGTTGCTGTACTCATGTATGTCAATCGGGAACATAATTTAATACAAATTTTTGAATCCATTTTCCAATCAAGAGATAAAGAACTAAAAAAAATCATTATCAACTACCATTTACAAGAATTGGAATGGCTTGCCAATCGGCTAGTACAAGTCTTTGGCGAAGAGATTAGCCCTATTAGCTATGAGTGTGCTGTACAAACGCTTGGAATGATTAACCTTACACTGCGTGCCGTCTTTATTGCCGATTATAAATATATCAATCGAGAAGCCATTGTACGTGTAGCATTGCGCAATATAAGCGTAATTATACCCACTATGCTTGAATCGAAAGAAATCATCGTAAGTGTTGAAATGATCAATACCATTCAAAATGTGGTGAACTATAAAACGGTTACAAAGGAAATGGTTATTGAACAATTACGGGGGTTTACGAAGGGATTATCGAAAAACGAAACAATGGAAGGTTTAGAATATGCTCAATTCTTATTAGAGGAACTACAGAGCGAAAAGCCAAAACTTTTTATTATTGAATCACTTCTTACACCTTTCCGTAAGGCTTTTGTCGGCACAGAACATATCGCAGAAGCCCGCGACATCGCCAATAACTTGTGGCGCTATGTAAAAATTGAACAACCAGCTGAGCGCTGTACGAAAAATAAATAA
- a CDS encoding DHA2 family efflux MFS transporter permease subunit has translation MNSEQTMKKPPYGMIAILFVGAFVAFLNNTLLNVALPTIMKDFGITYSKVQWLATGYMLVSGILVPASAFFVTRFKNRHLFIVAMSVFTIGTIMAGFAPNFGVLLAGRMVQAAGASSMSPLLMNVMLTSFPKEKRGAAMGIFGLVMIMAPAIGPTLSGYIVEHHDWRMLFQMIIPFALISLLFGVWKLRNVMETREVHLDFLSVLLSTVAFGGILYGFSTAGDKGWSSPWVYGTITVGFIALIIFVVKQLKMDEPLLELRIYKYPMFALGSVISVIVSMAMFSGMILTPAYVQSIRGIEPFEAGLMMLPGALVMGIMSPITGKLFDKFGPRVLAITGLVITTIATFGLTKLEIDSSYTYIVSMYTIRMFGMSMVMMPIMTNGLNQLPQIMNPHGTAINNTLQQVSGAIGSAILVTFMNNRTKVKAEELVAEAKANAAQSGAAPTPEQMQQMQDQIMQNALLDGITHSFLIAAGITVIAVILAFFLKRVKVESAASSMDLKKSTK, from the coding sequence ATGAATAGTGAGCAAACAATGAAGAAGCCCCCTTATGGCATGATAGCTATTCTATTTGTGGGTGCTTTTGTTGCTTTTCTAAACAACACATTGCTGAATGTGGCATTACCAACAATCATGAAAGATTTTGGAATAACATATTCAAAGGTACAATGGCTAGCAACAGGTTATATGCTAGTAAGCGGTATTTTAGTTCCTGCTTCAGCATTTTTTGTGACACGCTTTAAAAATAGACATCTATTTATAGTAGCGATGTCCGTCTTTACAATAGGTACAATTATGGCAGGCTTCGCACCAAACTTTGGTGTGCTTCTAGCAGGTCGTATGGTGCAGGCAGCCGGTGCATCAAGTATGTCACCACTTTTAATGAACGTTATGTTAACAAGCTTCCCGAAAGAAAAACGTGGGGCTGCGATGGGTATATTTGGTCTAGTTATGATTATGGCGCCAGCAATCGGTCCTACATTATCAGGGTACATTGTTGAGCATCATGATTGGCGTATGCTTTTCCAAATGATTATTCCTTTTGCTTTAATTAGTTTATTATTTGGTGTTTGGAAATTAAGAAACGTGATGGAGACACGTGAAGTTCACTTAGATTTCCTTTCAGTACTTTTATCAACAGTTGCCTTCGGTGGTATTTTATACGGCTTTAGTACAGCAGGGGATAAAGGCTGGTCAAGTCCATGGGTATATGGCACAATTACAGTTGGTTTCATCGCATTAATTATTTTCGTTGTTAAACAGCTGAAAATGGATGAACCATTGTTAGAATTACGTATTTATAAATATCCAATGTTTGCATTAGGGTCTGTCATCTCCGTCATTGTCTCTATGGCGATGTTCTCAGGGATGATTTTAACACCAGCTTATGTGCAATCTATTCGTGGTATTGAACCATTTGAAGCAGGCTTGATGATGCTTCCAGGGGCACTTGTAATGGGGATTATGTCACCAATCACAGGTAAGCTTTTCGATAAATTTGGTCCACGAGTGCTGGCTATTACTGGTTTAGTCATTACGACGATTGCAACATTTGGTTTAACAAAATTAGAAATTGATTCAAGTTACACATATATCGTCTCGATGTATACAATTCGTATGTTCGGTATGTCAATGGTTATGATGCCAATTATGACAAACGGGTTAAATCAACTACCACAAATTATGAATCCTCATGGTACAGCTATTAACAATACATTACAGCAAGTATCAGGAGCAATCGGTAGTGCGATCCTAGTTACATTTATGAATAATCGTACAAAAGTAAAAGCTGAAGAATTAGTTGCAGAAGCAAAAGCTAATGCTGCACAATCAGGTGCGGCACCAACACCAGAGCAAATGCAACAAATGCAAGATCAAATTATGCAAAATGCGCTATTAGATGGAATCACGCACTCCTTCTTAATTGCAGCAGGCATAACAGTAATTGCGGTAATTCTTGCGTTCTTCTTAAAGCGTGTAAAAGTTGAAAGCGCAGCATCTTCAATGGATTTAAAAAAATCAACTAAATAA
- a CDS encoding serine hydrolase domain-containing protein — protein sequence MIDAYINELVQEKKIPGAVLIVQKKQRRMLTSSYGAYTGEDDRELAIETDTLFDLASLTKIVATLPAILLLMSQNQLMLNRPIQFFLPEFKFSTITIQHLLQHCSGLPADLTPVVERHHKRDIMKEIFASEVVCQPNEQVLYSDLGMILLGKVIEKVTGKSLKGFVEQEIFIPWGMHRTCFQLPKHNRGLAAATERVSGKFVQGIVHDEKALLLDGIAGSAGLFSCAEDLAKYAEIWVGTRQQNVIPYQWLKLAYTEVFRNRGLGFEVWMGEDSTFCFGRRWSKGSFGHTGFTGTSIWMDPVHQGFAIFLTNAVHYGRKTNMRSIRERLHTMIYEKLLI from the coding sequence TTGATAGATGCATATATCAATGAATTAGTGCAAGAAAAGAAAATTCCAGGTGCCGTATTAATCGTTCAAAAGAAGCAAAGAAGGATGTTAACAAGCAGTTATGGAGCTTATACAGGTGAAGATGATAGAGAGCTAGCCATTGAAACCGATACGTTGTTTGATTTGGCTTCCCTAACAAAGATTGTTGCAACTTTACCAGCAATATTATTGTTGATGAGCCAAAATCAATTAATGTTAAATAGGCCAATTCAATTTTTCCTACCAGAGTTTAAATTCTCTACTATTACAATCCAACACTTGCTACAGCATTGCTCCGGTCTGCCGGCAGACTTAACCCCGGTAGTGGAAAGACATCATAAGCGCGACATCATGAAGGAGATATTTGCAAGTGAAGTTGTATGTCAGCCAAATGAACAAGTGTTATACAGCGATTTAGGAATGATTTTATTAGGAAAGGTAATTGAAAAAGTAACTGGAAAGTCTCTAAAAGGTTTTGTAGAGCAAGAAATTTTTATACCATGGGGCATGCATCGAACTTGTTTTCAACTACCGAAGCATAATAGAGGACTTGCAGCAGCAACAGAAAGAGTATCCGGTAAATTTGTACAGGGGATTGTACACGATGAAAAAGCGCTGTTACTAGATGGAATTGCTGGTAGTGCAGGTTTATTTTCTTGTGCAGAGGATTTAGCAAAGTATGCGGAAATTTGGGTAGGAACCAGGCAACAAAATGTAATACCGTATCAATGGCTCAAGCTGGCCTATACAGAAGTGTTTAGAAATAGAGGATTAGGATTTGAAGTATGGATGGGGGAAGATTCAACATTTTGTTTTGGCAGGAGGTGGAGCAAGGGCTCATTTGGTCATACAGGATTTACAGGCACAAGTATTTGGATGGACCCTGTTCACCAGGGATTTGCTATTTTTCTAACGAATGCGGTGCATTATGGGAGGAAAACAAACATGAGAAGCATTCGGGAGAGGCTTCATACGATGATTTATGAAAAATTACTGATATGA
- a CDS encoding ABC transporter substrate-binding protein — translation MKGGTDMRQKSKWLLPFLLLFVVALVGCNSDEESTSSTTPNKEEEPKTEEVSLTIGSWRTEDVAKYEKVIALFNEQHPDIHISFNPTKNTEYNTVLNTALQAGEGPDIFHLRPYAAGLKLAEAGYVEKINDLNGLSAFPEEALMASRDEQGNQYGVPINLSSTQFFYNKKIFEDNNLVVPSTWEEFIALNDQLLEKGITPIAMGTKEGWLLSLLHGIIGPAIYEGNDFYQAVLAGEKDFTDAKFIESLQVMNDLKKYFPANSEGLGMDDIRTLFALEDAAMFPLGSWEIPVVLEMNPDLELGYFPIPSKEGNKTVTTWVDGSFAINANSKNKEAAKLFLEFLTSKEFGELFVKEFSMISAIPGITSDDALLNDISNSTTNEATPYMWVTNFTGGDPTTKSLLESELQGMYLGQVTPEEVATKVQENAKTWFAPFQK, via the coding sequence ATGAAGGGTGGAACGGACATGAGACAAAAGAGTAAATGGTTATTACCGTTTCTTTTATTATTCGTTGTAGCTTTAGTAGGCTGTAACTCTGATGAGGAATCAACGAGCTCCACAACACCTAACAAGGAGGAGGAACCGAAAACAGAAGAAGTTTCGCTAACTATAGGGAGTTGGCGGACAGAGGATGTTGCTAAATATGAAAAAGTCATTGCTTTATTTAATGAACAACATCCTGATATACACATTTCATTTAACCCAACTAAAAATACAGAATATAACACAGTCCTCAATACAGCTTTACAGGCTGGTGAAGGGCCGGATATTTTTCACTTACGGCCATATGCAGCTGGATTAAAGCTTGCTGAAGCAGGTTATGTTGAGAAAATTAATGATTTAAATGGATTAAGTGCATTCCCTGAAGAAGCATTAATGGCTTCTCGTGATGAACAAGGGAATCAATATGGTGTACCGATTAATTTAAGCTCAACTCAATTTTTCTATAATAAAAAGATCTTTGAAGATAACAATCTTGTAGTTCCATCTACATGGGAAGAATTCATAGCATTAAATGATCAATTATTAGAAAAGGGTATTACACCAATAGCAATGGGTACAAAGGAAGGTTGGTTATTGTCGTTGCTACACGGTATTATAGGTCCAGCAATTTATGAAGGAAATGACTTCTATCAAGCTGTACTTGCGGGAGAAAAAGATTTTACGGATGCGAAATTTATCGAATCGCTTCAAGTAATGAATGACTTGAAAAAGTATTTCCCAGCCAATTCTGAAGGATTAGGAATGGATGATATTCGGACATTGTTTGCTTTAGAAGATGCAGCAATGTTTCCGCTAGGTAGTTGGGAAATTCCTGTTGTGTTAGAAATGAATCCAGATTTAGAGTTAGGCTATTTCCCAATTCCTTCAAAAGAGGGCAATAAAACAGTAACAACTTGGGTAGACGGCTCATTTGCAATTAATGCAAATTCAAAAAATAAAGAAGCAGCGAAGCTATTCCTAGAGTTTTTAACATCGAAGGAATTTGGTGAGTTATTTGTGAAGGAATTTTCTATGATTAGTGCTATTCCGGGCATTACCTCTGATGATGCATTACTAAATGACATTAGTAATTCGACTACAAATGAAGCAACACCATATATGTGGGTAACTAATTTCACGGGTGGGGACCCAACAACGAAGAGCTTACTGGAAAGTGAGCTTCAAGGTATGTATTTAGGCCAAGTAACGCCAGAAGAGGTAGCTACAAAGGTGCAGGAAAACGCTAAAACTTGGTTTGCACCATTTCAAAAATAA
- a CDS encoding carbohydrate ABC transporter permease — protein MRESTASPLRKRKSWARWTIHLFPIPALILYGMFVLYPILAALSYSFFEWKGMARGNFIGFKNFVTLFTTEPYGSLFWNAFKHNVLYFILQMIVMNGLAFFLAFIIYQKIKGAEFFKAAFFLPRLLSVIVVGFLWKLILNPNFGTLNVILEKLGLETLQKAWLGDPKTALIAIILVNCWFGLGFGVLIFLAGFQGIPSELVEAAKLDGAKGFTLLRTIYLPLMVPSIMIMGILTFIQSFEAFELVYAMQGSMGEPYYSTDTLAVFFYRLAFGSSTASGATAIGLGSALATVLFLFILICTTLFLRFANKKDVQM, from the coding sequence ATGAGAGAATCTACAGCTTCACCGTTAAGAAAAAGGAAATCTTGGGCGAGATGGACTATCCATCTATTCCCTATTCCTGCGTTAATACTGTATGGAATGTTTGTACTTTATCCGATTTTAGCAGCATTATCCTATAGTTTTTTTGAGTGGAAAGGGATGGCTCGCGGAAATTTTATCGGATTCAAAAATTTTGTGACGCTTTTTACGACAGAACCATATGGCTCCCTGTTTTGGAACGCCTTCAAACATAATGTCCTATATTTTATCCTGCAAATGATTGTCATGAATGGATTAGCATTTTTTCTTGCGTTTATTATTTATCAAAAAATTAAGGGAGCTGAGTTTTTTAAGGCAGCTTTCTTTTTACCCAGATTATTATCGGTTATTGTAGTAGGTTTCCTATGGAAGCTCATTCTGAATCCTAATTTCGGTACGTTAAATGTGATTTTAGAGAAACTCGGTTTGGAAACCCTACAAAAAGCATGGCTTGGTGATCCTAAAACAGCTTTAATTGCCATTATTTTAGTTAATTGTTGGTTTGGATTAGGTTTTGGCGTTTTAATTTTTCTTGCAGGTTTTCAGGGGATACCAAGTGAGTTAGTTGAAGCAGCAAAGTTAGACGGCGCCAAAGGATTTACCTTATTACGCACCATTTATTTACCTTTAATGGTGCCATCGATTATGATCATGGGCATTTTAACATTTATTCAATCCTTTGAGGCATTTGAACTTGTTTATGCAATGCAAGGCTCCATGGGAGAGCCGTATTACTCAACAGATACATTAGCTGTATTTTTCTATCGCTTGGCATTTGGTAGCTCTACAGCTTCTGGGGCGACAGCTATAGGTCTAGGGTCCGCTTTAGCGACCGTATTATTCCTCTTTATATTAATTTGTACCACACTATTTTTACGTTTTGCTAATAAAAAGGATGTTCAAATGTAG
- a CDS encoding carbohydrate ABC transporter permease: MKQSAIWVRPLYYLVVFTVATISLYPILLMILSSFKKSVDIYKDPLGLPTSFSLDTYRTLLSKIPFTTYFMNSMFVSILSVVLIVVVCSLASFYIARFKFSWNHALFFIFLLGMMIPIKLGIVPLFILMRDLGLINSLWSLVLMNTATGIPLSMLILTGFFKTMPYELEEAARIDGAGNLKILWHVVLPLMRPALGTVVIINFIAAWNDFFFPLIFITEKMKRTIPVGMMSLFGEHSADWGSLFAGLTLASLPMILLFFIASKQFMEGLTAGAIK, from the coding sequence ATGAAGCAAAGTGCCATTTGGGTTCGACCGCTTTACTACCTTGTTGTATTTACGGTGGCGACCATCAGTTTATACCCTATTTTGTTAATGATTTTGTCTTCCTTTAAGAAAAGTGTGGACATTTACAAAGATCCATTGGGCTTACCGACTAGCTTTAGCTTAGATACTTACCGCACATTATTATCTAAAATTCCATTTACTACGTATTTTATGAATAGTATGTTTGTGAGCATTTTATCCGTTGTATTAATTGTTGTTGTTTGTTCATTGGCTTCTTTCTATATTGCTCGCTTTAAATTTTCTTGGAATCATGCATTATTCTTTATTTTCTTATTAGGTATGATGATTCCTATTAAGTTAGGGATTGTGCCGCTCTTCATTTTAATGCGTGATTTAGGACTGATTAACTCTTTATGGTCCTTAGTTTTAATGAATACAGCGACAGGAATTCCATTATCAATGCTAATATTAACAGGATTTTTTAAAACGATGCCATATGAACTTGAGGAGGCTGCTCGTATTGATGGAGCAGGGAATTTAAAAATCCTTTGGCATGTCGTATTACCGTTAATGAGACCAGCACTTGGTACAGTCGTTATTATAAACTTTATCGCCGCATGGAATGATTTTTTCTTCCCACTTATTTTTATTACGGAGAAGATGAAACGAACTATACCAGTAGGCATGATGTCGCTCTTTGGAGAGCATTCAGCAGATTGGGGCTCGCTCTTTGCAGGTCTAACATTAGCATCGTTACCTATGATTCTACTATTCTTTATTGCTTCAAAGCAATTTATGGAGGGGTTGACGGCTGGTGCCATTAAATAG